In Capsicum annuum cultivar UCD-10X-F1 chromosome 11, UCD10Xv1.1, whole genome shotgun sequence, one genomic interval encodes:
- the LOC107846217 gene encoding glucan endo-1,3-beta-glucosidase 11, with protein MESVFTAEDLSTIGGIATVSLLHSFIPTHWLPFSIVGRAQKWTLSRTLLVTAFGAVLHVISTSILGITAITITNTIAGEETVHKLASLLLIVLGGSYIILFLCGKGGHSHSHSQPMEKMAVAGLVLVPALSPCATTLPVFLAVGNSSSMMLLAIIVLLFSTITVMTSLVALSFYGASQLKFHWVERYDKLLVGSVLSLVGILTLLFHHHDHEGGSAGGHVHRKLIVLLALLMPFIFKLRFGIFVWFFVYCCHFYVTSNNNITNLANKKIILAIILSIYYINNPFKIMANSSFICLLFILLFNGSIVVHAFTGTYGVNYGKISDNIPSPEDVLKLLRSNKIKNIRIYDADHRVLRAFSGSGIEISVCLPNELLIDASRNGSIALEWIKLNLQPFLPDTSISGIAVGNEILGGDIAISEALVPAVKSVYRALRRLRLSDTIEVSTPHSEAIFSSTYPPSNGTFKESMMPYLGPLLHFFNRVGSPFYINAYPFLAYKFDPSHIDINYALFQPNKGIVDPKTKLHYDNMFDAMVDATYVALEKVGYKKMPVIVSETGWASKGDDSEPGATPKNARTYNFNLHKRLMLKKGTPYRPKMVAKGYVFALFNENLKPGPTSERNFGLFKADGSIAYDMGFKGLVPSSASSKDFVLRGQFWNFQFLIIVACATILILFIE; from the exons ATGGAAAGTGTGTTTACAGCAGAAGATCTTTCGACAATTGGAGGAATTGCTACAGTGTCACTCTTACATTCTTTCATTCCTACACATTGGTTGCCTTTTTCCATTGTTGGTCGTGCTCAAAAATGGACTCTTTCTCGTACACTTCTTGTCA CTGCATTTGGAGCAGTATTACATGTAATATCCACATCGATTCTTGGCATAACAGCGATAACCATAACAAACACAATTGCTGGCGAGGAAACAGTGCACAAACTGGCTTCCCTTTTGCTTATAGTCCTTGGTGGTAGTTATATCATCCTGTTTCTTTGCGGAAAGGGTGGTCACAGCCACTCACACAGTCAACCCATGGAGAAAATGGCCGTAGCAGGGCTTGTCCTTGTTCCTGCGTTGTCTCCTTGTGCAACCACTCTCCCCGTGTTTCTTGCTGTTGGAAACTCATCCTCTATGATGTTGCTTGCCATCATAGTTCTGTTATTCAG CACCATAACTGTGATGACCTCACTGGTGGCTCTATCATTTTACGGTGCAAGTCAACTCAAGTTTCACTGGGTGGAACGCTATGACAAACTCCTCGTCGGTTCAGTGCTAAGTTTGGTTGGTATTTTGACCCTTCTTTTTCACCATCATGATCACGAAGGAGGTTCTGCAGGAGGTCATGTGCACAGAAAACTCATTGTGCTA CTTGCCTTGTTAATGCCATTCATCTTTAAACTAAGGTTTGGAATCTTTGTTTGGTTTTTTGTATATTGCTGCCATTTCTATGTTACTAGTAATAACAATATTACAAACCtagcaaataagaaaataatattagccATTATATTAagcatttattatattaataatccTTTCAAGATTATGGCCAACTCATCATTCATCTGCCTACTGTTCATTCTCCTCTTTAATG GTTCAATAGTAGTACATGCATTTACAGGCACATATGGGGTAAATTATGGAAAAATTTCAGACAACATTCCATCACCTGAAGATGTCTTAAAACTTCTTAGGTCAAACAAGATCAAGAACATCAGAATCTACGACGCGGATCACAGAGTTCTAAGAGCCTTTAGTGGTTCTGGGATCGAAATCTCAGTTTGTCTTCCCAATGAATTACTAATAGACGCTAGCCGAAATGGATCAATAGCTCTCGAATGGATAAAACTCAACCTACAACCATTCCTCCCCGATACCTCAATTAGCGGTATCGCGGTTGGTAATGAGATACTAGGTGGAGACATAGCAATATCGGAAGCATTAGTGCCCGCGGTTAAAAGTGTATACCGTGCGCTGAGGAGGTTGCGTTTGAGTGATACGATCGAGGTTTCGACCCCGCATTCTGAGGCAATTTTTAGTAGCACTTATCCCCCTTCAAATGGGACATTTAAAGAGAGTATGATGCCGTATTTAGGACCACTATTGCATTTTTTCAATAGAGTTGGTTCACCTTTTTACATAAATGCATATCCATTTTTGGCCTATAAATTTGACCCTTCACACATTGACATAAACTATGCACTATTCCAACCAAATAAAGGAATTGTTGATCCAAAAACTAAGTTGCATTATGACAACATGTTTGATGCAATGGTTGATGCAACATATGTAGCATTAGAGAAAGTAGGGTACAAGAAAATGCCGGTTATCGTATCGGAGACCGGTTGGGCATCCAAAGGAGATGATAGTGAACCAGGTGCAACTCCTAAGAATGCCAGAACGTATAATTTTAATTTACATAAAAGGTTAATGTTGAAGAAAGGTACACCTTATAGGCCCAAAATGGTGGCTAAAGGTTATGTTTTTGCATTgtttaatgaaaatttgaaaCCTGGTCCAACTTCAGAGAGAAACTTTGGATTATTTAAAGCTGATGGAAGTATTGCTTATGATATGGGATTTAAAGGACTTGTGCCCTCTTCTGCATCATCAAAG